The Verrucomicrobiia bacterium sequence GGCGTCATCGTAGCGTTTGGCTTGTGGCACCGGCGTCGCCGCAGTCGTGTGCTTGGGTTCAGCAGTCTTGAGCTTGTTCATGTGCGCTTTCTGTTAGCGCACCGCCCCCAAGGTGTCCATCAAACCGGGTGAGGCCCAGGCCTCATGACAAACGGAACATCACCAGCGTGATCTCCGAAGAAAGAGGCAATCTGAATCGAGATTCCAGTTGCGAACAAAAGCACTTTACTGCTCAGCCGGGCTTTCATCAATCATCTGTTAAAACTCATCACGCGCGGTGACATATTCTGTTACATTACGACTTCAAAAACTCATCCAGCGCTGCCTTGGTCACGCGCCAGGTCGAGCCGATTTTTTTGCCCTTGAGATCGCCTTTTTCGAGCGTCGCCAGCACGTCGGCTTCGGCAACGCCGAGAACCTGGGCGACTTCCGGAACGCCCATCAGTTCCGGAATGCCGCTGATGACGGGCGGCACGTTCGGAGCCGGGACCGCGGCGGGTGTGGTTTGGGCGGCGCCCATGGCCGCCATCATTTGCTGGCCCATCGCGAGGCCGGCGCCCAATCCCGCGGCGGTGCTGGCCATGCCCGCGCCTTCGCCGCCGCCTTTGCCCATGGCTTCGGCCATCTGGAACTTCACGTAATCGTTCAGGTTGCCAATGGCCGCCATGCTGGACCGTTTGTCGATGGCCTGCTCGACCTCCGGCGGCACGGACACGTTCTCGACGATGAAACTGCCGAGTTCGATGCCGTATTTCGCCGCGATGGCGGGGTTGATGGCCGGCAGCAGCGCCTCGCCCAATTCGGCGTAGCGCGCCGCGACGTCGAGCACGGGCACCTTCGCCGAAGCCAGTGCGTCAGTGAACACGCTGACAATGCGGGAGCGCATCGTATCGGCGAATTCATCAAGCCGGAAGTTGTCGTCCGTGCCGGCCACTTCCTTGAGGAACGTCTTCACGTCCACAACGTGGAAATCGTAGGTGCCGTAGGCGCGCGCGCGGACGATGCCGAAATCGGGATCACGCAGCATGATGGGGTTCGCGGTGCCCCACTTGTTGCCGGTGAAGAGGCGCGTGTTGACGAAATACACGTCGGCCTTGAACGGTGATTCGAGGCCGTATTTCCAGCCCTTGAGCGTGGAAAGGATCGGGATGTTGTCGGTGACCAGCGTGTGCTTGCCGGGGCCGAACGTGTCGCCGAACTGGCCAAGATAGATGAACTGCGCCGTCTGGCTTTCGCGGACGATGAGCTGCGCGCCGCGCTTGATTTCCTTGTCCTCGTCGGGGAAGCGCCACGAGATGGTGTCGCGCGAGTCGTCCTGCCACTGGATGATTTCCAGGAACTGCGTTTTGAGATAATCCATCAGGCCCATGATGATTTCCTTCGGTTGTGCGGTTGAACGTTGGCGGAATCATCCGCGAATCGGCGGCCGGCGAAAGTATAAAGTTATGGGGCAATTGTAGCCCGGCGCGCGCGCTTCGGTGCGACACCAACTGACATGTTGCTAATTGTGCTCGTTCCTTGACGCAAATCAATTTCGGGCGCGGCGGAACCGGGTATCTGTGCTGGTGCAAGACGATCTATGCGATCGCGGGCGCCGCCTGAAAAAAGCGTCTGAACCACGCCACGAACCCCGCGAATCGCGCGCCGCCCCGGATTCCGGGGCGGCTTTTTGTTTCTGCGGGCAGAACAGCACGATGATGCACGAAGTTCGCCAAGCGTCCGGGGGCGCGCCAGCCCTCTGACGCTTTGGGCGGCGGGACGATGAAACCGAAAATGACGCCAAATACGCGAACGGGATTTTGGTTTTATTTACGCATGGTTTGCGGTTCGAATGAATGGCGCGGATTTGATGCAACGTCTTCAGCGTTGATGAATGGGTGGCGACGATTTCCCAGTGTGGCCCGCCGCCCGTCAGGCTTGGGCCGCGGCCAACTTGGGGCAGAGGGATGGAATGCTGTTGGGATTTGCGGATGCGGCCGCCGTTGTGCCGGAGGCACGATCGAGATTAGCCAGACACGAAGTGTCTGGTTGAGTCGGAACAGGATTCACGTCCCGGAGGGACGATGGAAATGTTGTGCCAATGTTCCACCGTCCTTTCAGGACGAGATGATTTTTTGGGCGCGCTACCAGCCACAATGTGGCTGGCTAATTTCCGATTGTCCCTTCGGGACGAAGCGGAGCGCTGTCAGGAGCGCAATAGGGTGGGGCGAGTGTCCCCACGAGGCGGGGCGAACGCGTAAAGATGGATCAACGACGGCGCGCGAGGACGCTCGCCCCACCGAAAATGCCGCCCGCCTGGTGATGATTCCACCGCCCATCATCCAACGGATTCTTTTTCCCGTGATCCTCTTCCTGGGAACACTGCTCGGCAAATACCATGGAACGAACTGGCCGGGCTGCCCCGCCCGCTGCACCGGCGTTTGACCTTCCCCCCGACATTTAGGCCGGGCTGAGCGAGAAGATTATGGATTGAGGTTGATGGTTTCGGTGTGAGGAAGCAAATCGATTTGGTGGTATGCGGCCGAGGCTGCTATGAGGACGGATTTGGTTGTATTCTTGGCGCCAGCGTTCGATGAGGAGGCGGGCTTCATTTAAGGTGGTGAACCAGTGTCCGTTGAGGCATTCATTACGGAACTTGCCGTTGAAGCTTTCGATGAAAGCGTTCTGCGTGGGCTTGCCTGGGGTGGTGAAGTTTAATTTTACGCCGTGTTTCTGGGCCCAGTCGTGGAGGATTTTGCCGGTGAACTCTGGCCCATTGTCCACGGTGATGGCCCGTGGCAGGCCATGAGCTTTGGCCAGCTGTTCCAGCACCCTGATGACCCCGTGACCGCCGATGCTGTGATCCGTCCAAAGGGCTGGGCACTGGCGGGTGAAGTCATCCACGATGGTCAGCGTGCGGAACCGGCGGCCATTGGCGAGTTGGTCATGGATGAAGTCCATGCTCCAGCGTTCGTTGGGTCGGGTGGCGGATGGCAGGGGCACCCGGAGCACGGCGGGGAGTTTCTTGCGGTGTTTGCGACGCAAGGAAAGCTGTTCTTCCCGATAGAGCCGTTCAGTGCGCTTGTGATTGATGACCACGCCTTCAGCGCGCAGCACATCATGGAGCATCATCGGGCAGCCCCAGCGAGGATGTTCTGCCGCCAGCTCTTTGAGCCGGTTACGCTCGGTCGTGTCGTTTTTGGGCTGGGGTTGATATTGCAGGCTGGAACGGTTCCAGCCGGTGAGGCGGCAGGTGCGACGTTGGGATAGCCCAAAGCTCTGGATGGCGTCAGTCATGGCGGAGCGGCGAGCTTTGGGCGTTAGAACTTTTTTGCGAGGAGATCCTTGAGGACCATCATGTCGAGCGCCTGGTCAGCCACGAGCTTCTTGAGCTTGCGGTTTTCGTCCTCCATAAGGCGGAGGCGCTTGGCTTCGCTAACTTCAAGGCCGCCGAACTTGTGCCGCCACTTGTAGAAGGTGGCTTGGCTGACACCGTGCCGACGGCAGAGATCGGCGACGGAAGCGCCGGCTTGATGTTCTTTGAGGAGTTGAATGATCTGTTCTTCGGTATGTCGTGTTTTCATGTTGAGCTTTGTGCCGCATTCGCGGCTCATTCTCAACTCATACCCGGCCTAAAGTCAGGGGGAAGGTCACCAGGATTCAACAGACTGTCCAACTATTGCGATCAAAGGGTGAAATTCATACGAAGCGAGACCGCCAGATTTGCTCACTCCGGGATTTGAACAACAGAAGAGTGAGATAGGACTGTCATCCTTGTCGCGTCCCTGAAGAACGTCTGGGAAGTCCGTGCGCTTAACTTCTTTCAGAATTTCAGCTACCCCGTAGGATTGCGCGATTTTTACTTCGAGTCGCAGCCCCTTCTCCGGACTGTAGTGGAGGACACCAAAATGCTCTGGCTTTTCAGTTCCAAAAATCCACCAGCGTCCTTCAAAAGTTCTCGACTCTTTCACTGAAAGGTTTCAATTCTTCACCCCCGCCAACTCCTCCTCAAAATCCACAATCTCTTTGATCTGCACCAGAAACCAGCGGTCGATTTTGGTGAGGTTGAAAATCTCCTCGATGGTGAAGCCGGCGCGCAGGGCGTGGCGGATGAAGAAGATGCGTTCGGCGTTGGGCACGCTCAGTTTGCGGCTGATGACGTCGCGCGGGAGGATATCGCGGTCGCCGTAAAGTTCGGTGCCGATGCGCCAGGGTTTGCCGTCGCCGCCCAGGCCGCTGCGGCCAATCTCCAGCGAGCGCAGGCATTTTTGCAGGCTTTCCTTGAACGTGCGCCCGATGGCCATGGCTTCGCCGACGCTTTTCATCTGCGTGGTGAGCGTGGGATCGGCTTGCGGGAATTTCTCGAAGGCAAAGCGCGGGATCTTCGTGACGACGTAGTCAATGCTCGGCTCGAAGCTCGCCGGCGTTTCGCGCGTGATGTCGTTCTTGAGTTCGTCGAGCAGATAGCCGACGGCGAGTTTGGCGGCGATTTTCGCGATGGGAAAGCCGGTGGCCTTGGACGCCAGCGCCGAGCTGCGGCTGACGCGCGGGTTCATCTCGATGATGACCATGCGTCCGGTGTCGGGGCTGACGCCGAACTGGATGTTCGAGCCGCCGGTTTCGACGCCGACGGCGCGGATCACGGCGAAGCTTTGGTCGCGCATGATCTGGTATTCCTTGTCGGTGAGCGTCTGGATGGGCGCGACGGTGATGGAATCGCCGGTGTGGACGCCCATCGGGTCGAAGTTCTCGATGGAGCAGATGATGACGCAGTTGTCGGCCTTGTCGCGCATGACTTCCATCTCGTATTCCTTCCAGCCGAGGAGGGATTCTTCGATGAGAATTTCGTTCACGGGCGAAAGCTCGATGCCGCGTTTGGCGATCTCTTCGAATTCGTCGCGATTGTAGCCAATGCCGCCGCCGGTGCCGCCGAGCGTGAACGCGGGACGAATGATGAGCGGAAAGCGTCCGATCTTTTCGGCGATGGCGCGGGCTTCATCCATGTTGTGTGCGACACCGGAAATCGGCACGTCGAGTCCGATGCTCAACATGAGTTCCTTGAACGCAAAGCGATCTTCGCCTTTGTGAATGGCCTCGGGCTTGGCGCCGATCATCTCGACGTCGTGCCGGGTGAGGGCGCCGTTTTTGTGCAGGGCCATGGAGGTGTTCAACGCCGTCTG is a genomic window containing:
- a CDS encoding IS3 family transposase (programmed frameshift); translation: MKTRHTEEQIIQLLKEHQAGASVADLCRRHGVSQATFYKWRHKFGGLEVSEAKRLRLMEDENRKLKKLVADQALDMMVLKDLLGKKVLTPKARRSAMTDAIQSFGLSQRRTCRLTGWNRSSLQYQPQPKNDTTERNRLKELAAEHPRWGCPMMLHDVLRAEGVVINHKRTERLYREEQLSLRRKHRKKLPAVLRVPLPSATRPNERWSMDFIHDQLANGRRFRTLTIVDDFTRQCPALWTDHSIGGHGVIRVLEQLAKAHGLPRAITVDNGPEFTGKILHDWAQKHGVKLNFTTPGKPTQNAFIESFNGKFRNECLNGHWFTTLNEARLLIERWRQEYNQIRPHSSLGRIPPNRFASSHRNHQPQSIIFSLSPA
- a CDS encoding SPFH and helix-turn-helix domain-containing protein, translating into MGLMDYLKTQFLEIIQWQDDSRDTISWRFPDEDKEIKRGAQLIVRESQTAQFIYLGQFGDTFGPGKHTLVTDNIPILSTLKGWKYGLESPFKADVYFVNTRLFTGNKWGTANPIMLRDPDFGIVRARAYGTYDFHVVDVKTFLKEVAGTDDNFRLDEFADTMRSRIVSVFTDALASAKVPVLDVAARYAELGEALLPAINPAIAAKYGIELGSFIVENVSVPPEVEQAIDKRSSMAAIGNLNDYVKFQMAEAMGKGGGEGAGMASTAAGLGAGLAMGQQMMAAMGAAQTTPAAVPAPNVPPVISGIPELMGVPEVAQVLGVAEADVLATLEKGDLKGKKIGSTWRVTKAALDEFLKS
- the carB gene encoding carbamoyl-phosphate synthase large subunit, with the translated sequence MPKRTDIHSVLIIGAGPIIIGQACEFDYSGTQACKALKEEGYRVILVNSTPATIMTDPEFADRTYIEPITPEAVEKIILREKEEMKRIGAQGKLVLLPTLGGQTALNTSMALHKNGALTRHDVEMIGAKPEAIHKGEDRFAFKELMLSIGLDVPISGVAHNMDEARAIAEKIGRFPLIIRPAFTLGGTGGGIGYNRDEFEEIAKRGIELSPVNEILIEESLLGWKEYEMEVMRDKADNCVIICSIENFDPMGVHTGDSITVAPIQTLTDKEYQIMRDQSFAVIRAVGVETGGSNIQFGVSPDTGRMVIIEMNPRVSRSSALASKATGFPIAKIAAKLAVGYLLDELKNDITRETPASFEPSIDYVVTKIPRFAFEKFPQADPTLTTQMKSVGEAMAIGRTFKESLQKCLRSLEIGRSGLGGDGKPWRIGTELYGDRDILPRDVISRKLSVPNAERIFFIRHALRAGFTIEEIFNLTKIDRWFLVQIKEIVDFEEELAGVKN